The Oryzias latipes chromosome 1, ASM223467v1 genome contains a region encoding:
- the mrpl45 gene encoding 39S ribosomal protein L45, mitochondrial, which produces MAMSVRRTLVGVYRGTCNSLKTVEASVEVRHPLPLVLPARTKKRYFIPPAVGIKGKQQEDPEARARAAGVVIQQQYMERPINIACTAGVFDPYIPPEGDARLSTLSKEGLKQRTEQIRQSAASQLAIRKIKEHDSLFSTKTFAEQAQEIFIEAHRALTQFNKEKLHSLVTERCYPEMTRGNRHKTIRWSFVESLEPPRVVHARCPDMVTKGNLYGQVTVRLHSKQTLAIYDRFGRLMLGSEEQPKDVLEYLIIERHLINPYGRWRLHGKIVPSWAPAKDPVIKTILIPGPQLKPWQEYDTLNYEVPKPAAVQWYK; this is translated from the exons ATGGCGATGTCAGTGAGGAGGACGCTGGTCGGTGTCTACAGAGGAACATGTAACTCCTTGAAG ACTGTGGAGGCGTCTGTGGAAGTGCGGCATCCCCTCCCGCTGGTCCTTCCAGCCAGGACCAAGAAGAGATACTTCATCCCTCCGGCGGTGGGGATAAAGGGGAAGCAGCAGGAGGACCCTGAGGCCAGAGCCCGAGCAGCCGGGGTTGTTATCCAGCAGCAGTACATGGAGAGGCCCATCAACATCGCGTGCACAG CGGGGGTCTTTGACCCCTACATCCCCCCAGAGGGCGACGCTCGCCTCTCCACTCTGTCCAAAGAAGGCCTGAAACAGAGGACCGAGCAGATCCGACAGAGCGCCGCCTCCCAGCTGGC gaTCCGTAAAATTAAGGAGCACGACTCGTTGTTCTCCACCAAGACGTTTGCAGAGCAAGCTCAGGAAATCTTCATCGAGGCTCACAGAGCTCTGACACA ATTCAACAAGGAGAAGCTTCACTCTTTGGTCACGGAGCGCTGTTACCCG GAGATGACGAGGGGAAACCGCCACAAGACGATCCGCTGGAGCTTCGTGGAGTCGCTGGAGCCGCCCAGGGTGGTCCACGCCCGCTGCCCCGACATGGTGACCAAAGGAAACCTGTATGGACAGGTGACGGTGCGCCTGCACTCCAAGCAG ACTCTGGCCATCTATGACCGCTTTGGGAGGCTGATGTTGGGCAGCGAGGAGCAGCCAAAGGACGTCCTGGAGTACCTGATCATTGAACGCCACCTCATCAACCCGTACGGCCGCTGGAGGCTGCATGGGAAGATTGTGCCGTCCTGGGCTCCAGCCAAGGACCCCGTCATCAAG ACGATCCTCATTCCCGGCCCCCAACTGAAACCGTGGCAGGAATATGATACACTTAACTATGAAGTTCCCAAACCAGCAGCAGTGCAGTGGTATAAGTAA